In one window of Thalassophryne amazonica chromosome 9, fThaAma1.1, whole genome shotgun sequence DNA:
- the si:dkey-175m17.7 gene encoding uncharacterized protein si:dkey-175m17.7, giving the protein MPPLPLDERIVVIQRPKNLGLCESSPQSIPVPNSQLSASSNGHIIHLPHLRHPQSNFYSSPCKSLTLDCKHRSSHAQKFKGNQPVVPVVGRHTSSHCHSNGTVTLGPRLPSHTHTIDIRVTVDKRRGGGPSNTIWRSGSAKSSRGKCVSSDLDKGQCERRIGITARPLGPEHQSQRSYQSQLTTSSEGTIQFVPTQVQQHKLRSEKQKENAAAFLGRKDQEFLSLDPKKYFKLGSVHQSHNSHNLSHQHNSVPVPHAAILNSSYPSPPPSQPTHAPISFQHLSQPCQSHSRDPRPLLLHGLPISPCSSQGGGFPSPDHTCTIDCSHPFSCGCWRLVRCRGCRRHSAGCQEGGNSSTPFSCVHRVGAVNRGGKEMGLRNLGGCLSTASTSNTSSSTSTVSDCRANLFKPVSCASCSSEARNFESPAILRKKLIGGCLPCTPLSSSAPLRVLQSCVTGCNPKASQTTSSTCSYCSSDPIVVTLNPRRGKSPGRGSGAAHPMGMFQTDDDDYSVRTIWPEELAKKMTHSKTPKNHCAGIGVALGKTSASVAQNGSNGRGLALLDCQNLQSQLTDHAGRRRLQQGKMAAFDFVGCRLGEGQNSLKRLLNKTEDSGMGDTAEQDGDAAYLQSPPPRSASPLSPLSFSPPPSAPSTLIKPKPWQREREGGHTLPSAKSLHLALNSLNREQDEDNSRMHLSLPLSSSLPASLSDETVMTPDAENAVISPILPFLFLGNERDAQDLELLMRLNIGYVVNVTTHLPLYHHNSGLRYKRLPATDNSKQNLRQYFEEVFEFIEEAYQSGQGVLVHCQAGVSRSATIVIAYLMKHTLMTMTDAYKYVRSRRPVVSPNLNFMGQLLEFERDLNSGVTPRILMPKLSGVETQV; this is encoded by the exons ATGCCTCCCCTCCCTCTTGACGAGCGCATAGTGGTTATTCAGCGCCCTAAGAACTTAGGCCTGTGCGAGTCTTCCCCACAGTCCATCCCAGTGCCCAACTCTCAACTATCAGCTTCCTCAAATGGACACATCATCCATCTTCCTCACCTGCGCCATCCACAGTCCAACTTCTACTCATCTCCCTGTAAATCGCTGACTCTGGATTGCAAGCACAGATCTTCTCATGCACAGAAATTCAAAGGCAACCAGCCTGTTGTCCCAGTGGTTGGCAGACACACTTCTAGTCACTGCCACAGCAATGGTACAGTGACTCTTGGCCCACGGctgccctcacacacacacacaatagataTCAGGGTGACTGTGGACAAGAGACGAGGTGGTGGACCCAGTAACACAATATGGCGAAGTGGAAGTGCAAAAAGTAGCAGGGGCAAATGTGTTTCTTCAGATTTGGACAAGGGACAATGTGAGAGAAGAATCGGAATCACAGCAAGGCCACTCGGACCTGAACACCAGTCTCAGCGAAGTTACCAAAGCCAGCTGACAACTTCATCTGAAGGGACCATCCAGTTTGTCCCTACCCAGGTACAGCAGCATAAGCTCAGGAGTGAAAAGCAAAAGGAAAACGCAGCGGCCTTTCTGGGCAGAAAAGACCAGGAGTTTCTCTCTCTGGATCCCAAGAAGTATTTCAAACTGGGAAGTGTTCATCAAAGCCACAATAGCCACAATCTGTCCCACCAGCACAACTCTGTCCCAGTTCCCCATGCTGCCATCTTAAACTCAAGCTACCCCTCACCCCCTCCCTCCCAGCCCACCCATGCCCCAATATCATTTCAGCACCTCAGCCAGCCCTGCCAATCCCATAGTAGGGATCCCCGACCCCTCCTTCTCCATGGTCTTCCCATCTCCCCCTGCTCCTCCCAGGGTGGAGGCTTCCCCAGCCCTGATCATACCTGCACCATAGACTGCAGCCACCCATTCAGTTGTGGGTGCTGGAGGTTAGTAAGATGCAGAGGTTGTAGAAGACATTCTGCTGGCTGCCAAGAAGGAGGAAACTCTTCCACCCCCTTTTCCTGTGTTCACAGAGTTGGAGCAGTGAACAGAGGAGGTAAAGAAATGGGCCTAAGAAATCTGGGTGGCTGTCTCTCCACtgcctccacctccaacacatcTTCTTCTACCAGCACTGTGTCCGACTGCCGAGCAAACCTGTTCAAACCCGTCAGCTGTGCTTCCTGCTCCAGTGAGGCCCGAAACTTTGAGAGTCCTGCTATCCTTCGTAAGAAGCTCATTGGAGGATGTCTGCCCTGTACCCCGCTGTCTTCCTCGGCCCCCCTGCGGGTGCTGCAAAGCTGCGTGACAGGCTGCAACCCTAAAGCCAGTCAGACCACCAGCTCAACCTGCAGCTACTGTAGCAGTGACCCCATTGTGGTGACACTCAACCCTCGGCGAGGCAAGTCCCCAGGAAGAGGGAGCGGAGCAGCTCATCCAATGGGTATGTTCCAAACTGATGATGATGACTACAGCGTGCGGACTATCTGGCCTGAGGAGTTGGCTAAAAAGATGACGCATTCAAAAACCCCTAAGAATCACTGTGCGGGAATAGGAGTAGCATTGGGAAAGACATCCGCAAGTGTGGCCCAAAACGGCAGTAACGGAAGAGGCCTTGCTCTACTGGACTGTCAGAACCTACAGTCTCAACTAACAGACCATGCTGGCCGGCGTCGGCTTCAGCAGGGAAAGATGGCTGCTTTTGATTTTGTGGGCTGCAGGTTGGGCGAAGGCCAAAACTCACTGAAGAGACTCCTGAACAAAACTGAGGACTCTGGGATGGGGGATACAGCTGAGCAAGATGGCGATGCAGCATATCTTCAATCCCCGCCTCCTCGATCCGCCTCCCCACTATCACCACTTTCTTTTTCACCTCCACCATCTGCCCCGAGTACACTCATCAAACCCAAACCATGGCAGAGAGAAAGGGAGGGAGGGCACACTCTGCCATCAGCTAAGTCCCTTCATCTGGCCTTGAACTCGCTGAACCGAGAGCAAGATGAGGATAACAGCAGAA tgcaCCTGTCTCTGCCACTCTCCTCCTCACTGCCAGCGTCCCTGTCCGATGAGACTGTAATGACTCCAGATGCCGAAAACGCTGTGATCAGTCCCATCCTGCCCTTCCTGTTTTTGGGAAATGAGAGAGATGCCCAGGACCTGGAGCTGCTGATGCGCCTCAACATCGGCTACGTGGTCAACGTAACCACACACTTGCCCCTCTACCATCACAACTCCGGACTTCGCTACAAACGGTTGCCTGCCACTGATAACAGCAAGCAAAACCTACGGCAATACTTTGAAGAGGTTTTTGAGTTCATTG AGGAGGCCTATCAGAGTGGACAGGGAGTGCTGGTGCACTGCCAAGCAGGCGTCTCCCGTTCTGCGACCATCGTCATTGCCTACCTTATGAAGCACACCCTCATGACCATGACAGATGCCTACAAATATGTGCGGAGCCGCCGTCCTGTGGTGTCACCCAACCTCAACTTCATGGGTCAGCTTTTGGAGTTTGAGAGGGACCTCAACTCCGGGGTGACTCCCCGCATCCTGATGCCTAAACTTAGCGGCGTGGAGACGCAGGTGTga